Genomic window (Candidatus Desulfarcum epimagneticum):
CAGGGGCTCATCGTGGCCGCCGGAAACCCGAAAAACATCATGGGGATAAAGGACCTGACCCGGCCGGGCGTGGCCCTGGTGAACCGGCTTCCCGGGACCGGGACCCGGCTCCTTCTGGATCACGAACTGAAAAAGCGCGGCCTTGACGGCCGGCGGATCAAAGGATACGACCACGCCGTGAGCGCCCATCTGGAAGCCGGCATCGCGGTTTTGTCCGGGGACGCCGACGCCTGCATGGGAATCGAGGCCATCGCCGGAATGATGGGCCTTGACTTTATTCCCGTCCGGTGGGAGCGCTATGACCTGATGATTTCGAGGGACCGTTTTTTCGACGAGGGGGTTCAGCGCTTTGTCGGTCTTCTCCATGAGCCGGAGTTCAAAGACATGGCCGCCTCGCTTAAGGGATACGACATCTCCCTGGGCGGAAAAATGGTCTTCGATCAGTCGGGGAGCGATCCGGTGTCCGCCGCCGCGCCCCATCCTAACATCGCAAAGGAGAAAATATGAGACGAATCGCTTTTGGGACGCTTTGGATCTTCATGGCGGCCGCGCTTCCGGGCGCCGCCTTCGCGAACGACACACTGAAGATGTCCACCACCACCAGCGCCCAGGCCTCCGGGCTTTTGGACCAGCTTCTGCCGGTCTTTGAGAAAGAGACCGGGATCAAAGTCAAGGTCATCGCAAAGGGCACCGGCGCCGCCATTCGGGACGGCATGGACGGAAATGTGGACGTGATTTTTGTCCATGACCGCGCGAGGGAAGACCGTTTCGTCCGGGAGGGCCACGGCGTGAAACGATACGCCGTCATGCATAACGATTTTGTCATCCTGGGGCCCGGGAAAGACCCCGCCGGTGTGTCGGGCATGAAAGACGCGGCCGCGGCGCTGAAAAAAATCGCGGCGGCCCAAAGCCGGTTTGTCTCCAGGGGAGACGACAGCGGCACCCACGGCAAGGAGCGGCGCCTGTGGAAAAAAACCGGGCTGGCCCTTGAAAAGATCGAGAGCGTGATTGTCAAGAAAGGCAAAAAAAAGAAAATTTCCTTTGTCCGGCCCGCCGCGTCTGAAAAGTGGTATGTGTCCATCGGTCAGGGCATGGGCGCCGCGCTCACATTCGCCGATGAAAAAAGGGCGTATGTTCTTTCAGACCGGGGCGCTTACATCAAATACAGGCACGGGCGAAAAATTCCCATCGACCTTGAGGTTCTGTGCGAGGGGGACGCGGCGCTGGACAATCCCTACGGCGTCATACCGGTGAGCCCCAAACGGCATCCCCACGTCAACGCCCGGGCCGCCCGGATTTTCGCGGAATGGCTGGTGTCCAGAAAGGGGCAGGCCATCATCCGGGACTACACCCTTCTGGGCAAAACCCTGTTTTACCCGGACGCCATCCGGTAAACGCCCCGGGGGGGCGGGGAGCAGACCCCGATGAACATTCTGACAGACAGCCTGGCATCCGCCGTGTTAATGGTCTTTTCTTTTGAAAAGGAGCTGGCGGACATCGTCCTGGTTTCCGTGACGGTCAGCGGCGCGTCCACGCTCATCGCCTCCCTGGCGGGAATTCCGGCGGGTTTTTTCATCGCCTTTGAGTCATTTAAGGGAAAGCGGATCATCATCACGATTTTAAACACCCTGCTGGCCCTGCCCACGGTGGTCATCGGCCTGGTGGTGTACGCCATGATATCCCGGCGGGGCCCGATGGGG
Coding sequences:
- a CDS encoding putative ABC transporter anion-binding protein (Evidence 3 : Putative function from multiple computational evidences; Product type t : transporter) produces the protein MRRIAFGTLWIFMAAALPGAAFANDTLKMSTTTSAQASGLLDQLLPVFEKETGIKVKVIAKGTGAAIRDGMDGNVDVIFVHDRAREDRFVREGHGVKRYAVMHNDFVILGPGKDPAGVSGMKDAAAALKKIAAAQSRFVSRGDDSGTHGKERRLWKKTGLALEKIESVIVKKGKKKKISFVRPAASEKWYVSIGQGMGAALTFADEKRAYVLSDRGAYIKYRHGRKIPIDLEVLCEGDAALDNPYGVIPVSPKRHPHVNARAARIFAEWLVSRKGQAIIRDYTLLGKTLFYPDAIR